A window of the Leucothrix mucor DSM 2157 genome harbors these coding sequences:
- a CDS encoding P-II family nitrogen regulator, with amino-acid sequence MKLITAIIKPFKLDDVREALSEIGVAGITVTEVKGFGRQQGHTELYRGAEYVVDFLPKVKIEAAVDAALLDQAIEAITKAANTGKIGDGKIFVTALEQAIRIRTNETGPAAL; translated from the coding sequence ATGAAGCTAATCACTGCAATTATCAAACCCTTTAAATTGGATGACGTTCGGGAAGCACTATCCGAAATCGGCGTTGCCGGTATCACCGTCACCGAAGTAAAAGGTTTTGGGCGTCAGCAAGGGCACACAGAATTATACCGCGGCGCGGAATACGTTGTTGATTTCCTGCCGAAGGTAAAAATCGAAGCTGCTGTTGATGCAGCACTGTTGGATCAGGCGATCGAAGCGATCACCAAAGCAGCCAACACGGGCAAAATCGGCGACGGTAAAATCTTTGTTACTGCTCTGGAGCAGGCAATCCGTATCCGTACTAATGAAACCGGCCCGGCAGCGCTTTAA
- a CDS encoding ammonium transporter, with protein sequence MENNIFHLQYAMDTFYFLVCGALVMWMAAGFSMLEAGLVRSKSTTEILTKNIVLFAIACTAYLVVGYDIMYDGGIMLKDIALDGAENADALVAKVLADSAEAGFEGDSVYSNASDFFFQVVFVATAMSIVSGAVAERMKLFAFFVFALVMTAFIYPMEGSWTWGGQSVFGLYSLGDDYGFSDFAGSGIVHMAGAAAALAGVILLGARKGKYGKDGKINPIPGANLPMATLGTFILWMGWFGFNGGSVLKLGDIANANSVAMVFLNTNAAAAGGVIAALFVAKILFGKADLTMILNGALAGLVAITAEPSTPSPMMATIIGAVGGVLVVFSILFFDKIRIDDPVGAISVHGVVGLWGLLAVPLTNSGTTFIGQLVGAGTIFVWVFVTSFIVWLLIKAIMGIRISEEEEYEGADIGECGMEAYPEFTKG encoded by the coding sequence ATGGAAAACAATATTTTTCACTTGCAGTACGCGATGGATACTTTCTACTTCCTAGTGTGTGGAGCACTGGTTATGTGGATGGCAGCCGGCTTCTCTATGTTAGAAGCAGGTTTAGTTCGTAGTAAAAGTACCACTGAAATTCTGACTAAGAACATTGTTCTTTTTGCGATTGCTTGCACCGCATACTTAGTGGTCGGTTACGACATTATGTACGACGGCGGCATCATGCTTAAAGATATCGCACTGGATGGCGCTGAAAACGCAGACGCTTTAGTGGCTAAAGTACTGGCAGATTCAGCAGAAGCCGGCTTCGAAGGCGATTCTGTTTACTCAAATGCTTCTGACTTCTTCTTCCAGGTTGTATTCGTTGCTACGGCAATGTCTATCGTATCGGGTGCGGTTGCTGAGCGTATGAAGCTGTTCGCATTCTTCGTATTTGCTTTAGTGATGACTGCCTTTATCTACCCAATGGAAGGCTCTTGGACTTGGGGTGGTCAATCAGTATTCGGCCTATACTCTCTAGGCGATGACTATGGATTCTCTGACTTTGCGGGTTCTGGTATCGTTCACATGGCAGGTGCTGCAGCGGCATTGGCTGGCGTAATTCTATTGGGCGCTCGTAAGGGTAAGTACGGTAAAGATGGCAAGATCAACCCAATCCCTGGTGCTAACCTGCCAATGGCGACACTGGGTACCTTCATCCTGTGGATGGGCTGGTTCGGCTTTAACGGTGGTTCGGTTCTGAAACTGGGTGATATCGCTAACGCTAACTCAGTTGCAATGGTATTCCTGAACACGAATGCGGCAGCAGCCGGTGGTGTAATCGCGGCGCTGTTTGTTGCAAAAATCCTATTCGGCAAAGCTGACTTAACAATGATCCTGAACGGCGCGTTGGCTGGCCTGGTTGCTATCACTGCTGAGCCTTCTACCCCTTCTCCAATGATGGCGACCATCATCGGTGCAGTCGGTGGTGTATTAGTTGTCTTCTCAATCCTGTTCTTCGACAAGATCCGCATTGATGATCCAGTGGGTGCAATCTCGGTACACGGTGTTGTTGGTCTGTGGGGTCTGTTAGCAGTACCTCTCACTAACTCTGGTACCACATTCATTGGCCAGTTAGTTGGTGCAGGAACAATCTTTGTTTGGGTATTTGTTACTTCATTCATTGTTTGGTTACTGATCAAAGCCATCATGGGCATTCGTATCTCTGAAGAAGAAGAGTACGAAGGTGCCGATATTGGCGAGTGCGGTATGGAAGCTTACCCTGAATTCACTAAGGGCTAA
- the mutY gene encoding A/G-specific adenine glycosylase produces the protein MPDIAPFPDRILNWFDQHGRKDLPWQHPITPYRVWISEIMLQQTQVQTVIPYYEKFMQRFPDLHSLANAPTDDVLKHWSGLGYYARARNLHKAAQQIRDEHGGEFPDTLEQVTALSGIGRSTASAILSIAFKQAHPILDGNVKRVLARFHTVEGWYGHTAVQKQLWALAEQHVPEQVEPQRYADYTQAMMDLGATLCSRSKPRCTECPLQDDCMAHQTETVSKYPTPKPKRTLPERQAIMLLMHQDQSIYLERRPPSGIWGGLWSFPQFEDADSARNWLEKQGLDRSELETGTPLPEYKHTFSHYRLMIQAIMINPQKPDTSSVMETDGSIWYNINDEFDGGLATPVQDLLKTFKEKTL, from the coding sequence ATGCCTGATATCGCCCCATTCCCCGATCGCATACTTAATTGGTTTGATCAGCACGGTCGTAAAGACTTGCCATGGCAACATCCGATCACGCCGTATCGGGTTTGGATTTCAGAGATCATGCTGCAGCAAACTCAAGTGCAAACAGTCATTCCTTACTATGAGAAATTCATGCAGCGCTTTCCGGACTTACACAGTCTGGCCAATGCACCAACTGATGATGTGCTCAAGCACTGGTCGGGATTAGGTTATTACGCACGTGCTCGTAATCTGCATAAAGCGGCACAACAGATTCGTGATGAGCATGGTGGCGAGTTTCCAGATACATTGGAGCAAGTCACTGCGCTTAGCGGGATCGGTCGCTCCACCGCCAGCGCCATCTTATCGATCGCCTTTAAACAAGCGCACCCTATTTTAGATGGCAATGTAAAACGCGTACTGGCTCGCTTTCATACCGTTGAAGGTTGGTATGGGCACACGGCGGTACAAAAGCAGCTGTGGGCTTTAGCAGAGCAACACGTGCCTGAACAAGTTGAGCCACAACGCTATGCGGATTATACCCAAGCAATGATGGATTTGGGGGCGACCTTATGCAGCCGCAGCAAGCCACGCTGTACCGAGTGCCCTTTGCAAGATGACTGCATGGCGCATCAAACTGAAACCGTCAGCAAATACCCCACCCCCAAGCCAAAGCGCACACTGCCCGAGCGACAGGCGATTATGCTGCTAATGCACCAAGATCAATCCATCTATCTGGAGCGTCGGCCACCCAGCGGAATTTGGGGAGGACTCTGGAGTTTTCCGCAATTTGAAGACGCTGATTCCGCACGCAATTGGCTAGAGAAACAAGGGCTTGATCGCAGTGAATTGGAAACCGGTACGCCGCTTCCGGAGTACAAACACACTTTTAGTCATTACCGCTTAATGATTCAGGCAATTATGATTAATCCACAAAAACCGGATACTAGTAGTGTGATGGAGACCGACGGCAGCATTTGGTATAACATTAACGACGAATTCGATGGTGGTCTCGCGACCCCGGTCCAAGATTTATTGAAAACCTTTAAGGAAAAAACACTATGA
- a CDS encoding oxidative damage protection protein, producing the protein MSRMVNCVLLKKEAEGLERMTYPGDLGKRIFANVSQEAWKQWVGHQTILMNEYRLSPVNPKDRKFLEEEMEKFFFGDGPSQVDNLTPQA; encoded by the coding sequence ATGAGCCGAATGGTAAACTGCGTCCTGCTAAAAAAAGAAGCGGAAGGTCTTGAGCGAATGACTTACCCGGGTGATCTAGGCAAGCGCATTTTTGCAAATGTTTCTCAGGAAGCTTGGAAGCAATGGGTTGGCCACCAGACCATCCTGATGAATGAGTACCGTTTATCACCAGTAAACCCAAAAGACCGTAAGTTTTTGGAAGAAGAAATGGAAAAGTTCTTCTTTGGTGATGGCCCATCTCAGGTTGATAACCTGACTCCACAGGCTTAA
- a CDS encoding ferredoxin--NADP reductase has translation MASAFIPATVINNQQWAENLFTLTLDTELQPFKAGQFVRLQLSVDGEQIAKPYSLVNPPQQASAEVLYNTVPDGVMSHALAALKAGDVIEISQPAYGFFVLDELPETKHLWMFGTGTGFGPYLSILQDGEVWQRFEKIVLVHAVSYTNNLVYQELIERLLLEHPDQFIYQPIISREPHSGALQGRIPALIENGELEAATTLTITPEQSHIMLCGNQHMITDARTVLAERGLKKHLRRKPGHITTEQYF, from the coding sequence ATGGCTTCTGCGTTTATCCCTGCAACCGTGATTAATAACCAGCAATGGGCTGAGAACTTATTCACATTGACACTGGACACCGAACTGCAGCCCTTCAAGGCCGGACAGTTTGTACGTTTACAACTGTCAGTGGATGGCGAGCAGATCGCCAAGCCCTACTCGCTGGTTAACCCACCACAGCAGGCAAGCGCGGAAGTCTTATATAACACAGTCCCTGATGGCGTGATGTCGCATGCGCTGGCTGCGCTTAAAGCCGGTGATGTGATCGAAATATCTCAACCAGCCTATGGCTTTTTTGTGCTGGATGAGCTGCCTGAAACCAAGCACCTTTGGATGTTTGGAACCGGCACTGGCTTCGGCCCCTATTTATCGATTTTGCAGGATGGTGAAGTCTGGCAACGCTTTGAAAAAATTGTACTGGTGCATGCTGTTTCTTATACCAACAACTTGGTATATCAGGAACTCATTGAGCGGCTCCTTTTGGAGCATCCGGATCAATTTATCTATCAGCCAATTATTAGCCGAGAGCCCCACAGCGGCGCACTGCAGGGTCGCATTCCAGCACTGATTGAAAATGGTGAACTGGAAGCTGCAACAACTCTGACTATTACACCAGAGCAAAGCCATATCATGCTCTGCGGCAATCAACACATGATTACAGATGCCCGCACAGTACTGGCTGAGCGTGGCCTGAAAAAACACTTACGGCGCAAACCCGGCCATATAACCACTGAACAATACTTCTGA
- a CDS encoding DASH family cryptochrome, which produces MTKTDGILWFRKNLRIHDNPALLQASESSERLLCVFIYDEVIHYQQHGVESLGPYRAEFLWNSLLDLKQSLQALGNDLVILKGNASTVLKELVERTGARTVYAPYECGYCERLQDDVITQFCDLKLIGGATLLDINDLPTDPATLPNSYIIFRRLIEKNWEADIGTVSACCKTPTQLPAAPVIPRLESITENPVADSRPVPDKAVLNFKGGEHAGLQRLNDFIWEGTALESYKQTRNQSLGSDYSSKLSPWIANGSLSARFLYHEIRRYEAERLTNESTHWMVCELLWRDYYHFSSIKHGADLFLHDGAQGPNCSKRPVNKTNKAKAQSWCEAKTGQSFIDAHMTELLETGYMSNRGRQCVSAYFVRTLGLDWRLGASWFEHFLLDFEPCNNYGNWNFQAGIGHDSKNLRNFDVEVEAKRYDPNGEYQAYWLDSFK; this is translated from the coding sequence ATGACAAAAACAGACGGCATACTTTGGTTTCGAAAAAACCTACGCATACATGACAATCCTGCACTGCTACAGGCAAGCGAATCCTCAGAGCGACTGCTGTGTGTTTTTATTTATGATGAAGTGATTCATTACCAGCAACATGGTGTTGAAAGTCTGGGCCCCTATCGGGCCGAATTTTTATGGAATAGCCTGCTTGATCTGAAGCAATCATTACAAGCACTTGGCAATGATCTGGTTATTCTTAAAGGCAATGCCAGCACTGTACTAAAAGAACTAGTCGAGAGAACCGGTGCACGCACGGTGTACGCACCGTATGAGTGCGGCTATTGCGAACGACTACAAGATGATGTCATTACCCAATTTTGCGATTTAAAGCTGATTGGTGGCGCGACACTGTTAGATATCAATGATCTGCCCACTGACCCCGCCACGCTACCCAATAGCTATATCATTTTCCGTCGTTTGATTGAAAAGAACTGGGAAGCAGACATAGGCACGGTTTCAGCGTGCTGCAAGACGCCAACACAATTGCCAGCAGCTCCAGTCATTCCACGACTTGAAAGCATCACGGAAAACCCTGTCGCAGATAGCCGCCCTGTTCCTGATAAGGCAGTACTTAATTTTAAAGGCGGCGAGCACGCTGGCCTGCAGCGCTTGAATGATTTTATATGGGAAGGCACGGCGCTAGAGTCTTACAAGCAAACCCGCAATCAATCGCTGGGCAGTGATTACTCCAGCAAACTATCGCCTTGGATTGCCAATGGCTCTCTTTCTGCGCGTTTTTTGTATCATGAAATCCGTCGTTATGAAGCTGAGCGACTCACCAATGAGTCAACACACTGGATGGTATGCGAGTTACTCTGGCGTGACTATTATCACTTCTCATCCATAAAACATGGTGCGGATTTGTTTTTGCACGATGGCGCTCAAGGACCAAATTGCTCGAAACGCCCGGTTAACAAAACCAATAAAGCCAAAGCACAAAGCTGGTGTGAAGCTAAAACGGGACAGTCATTTATTGACGCGCACATGACTGAGCTGCTGGAAACTGGCTATATGAGCAATCGGGGCCGCCAGTGCGTGTCTGCATATTTTGTACGAACGCTAGGATTGGATTGGCGCTTAGGAGCCAGCTGGTTCGAACATTTCCTGTTAGACTTTGAGCCTTGTAATAACTACGGCAACTGGAATTTTCAGGCAGGGATTGGCCACGACAGTAAAAACCTGCGCAACTTTGATGTCGAGGTCGAAGCCAAGCGCTACGACCCGAATGGTGAATATCAGGCTTACTGGTTGGATTCGTTTAAATAA
- a CDS encoding DUF4124 domain-containing protein translates to MRNILLLALCVVVQTASAGGIYSWTDESGNLVFGDSPPESVVAKPINPPKLTVLENFSTRYKTNAGVVNTRGTSTSAPKPATATDYYKSLNLIAPKPEQVIRANDGDVSVALTLSPKLRAGDNVVIKLDGVEKYRGTQRVANLSNLSRGSHQLEVSIVDRKNTVLKSSGASFSVLRASALNKKPFNPYLNESNQ, encoded by the coding sequence ATGCGGAATATATTGTTGCTCGCGCTGTGTGTCGTAGTGCAAACCGCATCAGCGGGTGGTATCTATAGCTGGACTGATGAGTCAGGAAATTTGGTATTTGGCGATAGCCCTCCCGAGTCCGTTGTGGCTAAGCCGATTAATCCGCCCAAGCTCACCGTACTTGAGAATTTTTCCACTCGTTATAAAACAAATGCTGGCGTTGTTAATACACGTGGTACATCGACATCCGCGCCTAAACCAGCAACTGCAACGGACTATTATAAATCGCTTAACCTTATTGCGCCAAAGCCTGAGCAAGTCATAAGGGCAAATGATGGCGATGTGTCGGTCGCGCTGACTTTATCACCAAAGCTGCGAGCGGGTGATAATGTGGTCATCAAGCTGGATGGTGTAGAGAAATACCGTGGCACTCAACGGGTTGCTAACTTAAGTAACCTAAGCCGTGGATCACATCAGTTGGAAGTTTCAATTGTTGATCGCAAAAATACTGTATTGAAAAGTAGTGGCGCGAGCTTTAGTGTGTTGCGGGCTTCTGCGCTAAATAAAAAGCCGTTCAATCCTTATTTAAACGAATCCAACCAGTAA
- a CDS encoding DUF4870 domain-containing protein — protein sequence MTEQMTTKEESIWGMGAHLAALSGILIVPGLVLGPLAIWILKRHKSSFVEANAREAMNFQITILVIAFVMVLLSRFSSLFMIQAMIVGIIGIGYAIYAALQVSKGKQYRYPFAIRLIK from the coding sequence ATGACAGAGCAAATGACTACAAAAGAAGAAAGTATCTGGGGCATGGGGGCGCACCTCGCGGCTCTAAGTGGCATTTTAATCGTACCTGGGTTGGTACTAGGCCCATTAGCCATTTGGATACTGAAGCGTCATAAGAGCAGCTTTGTTGAAGCCAATGCCAGAGAGGCCATGAACTTTCAAATCACCATATTGGTTATTGCTTTTGTAATGGTGCTTCTATCCAGATTCAGCAGTTTGTTTATGATCCAGGCGATGATTGTTGGCATTATCGGAATAGGCTACGCGATCTACGCAGCGCTACAGGTAAGTAAGGGAAAGCAGTACCGGTACCCCTTTGCCATCCGACTGATTAAGTAA
- a CDS encoding anti-sigma factor, translating to MSKQIDTITEQQQAQYESRKFLLSSPDVINVNWMRTLNPLAKNISGDIVWSSLNQQGIMRFANLPKLPTDQQYHLWIYDLTKRPDDVISVVEFAPVTSLPTELLIPFTSSRQIEKPYKFMIMLDSTETDFTPQPLLLGQP from the coding sequence ATGTCTAAGCAAATTGACACCATCACTGAGCAGCAACAGGCGCAATACGAGTCTCGGAAATTTTTGCTGAGTAGTCCGGATGTAATCAATGTTAACTGGATGCGCACCCTCAACCCGCTGGCTAAGAATATTAGTGGCGATATCGTCTGGAGCAGCCTGAACCAGCAAGGGATTATGCGTTTTGCGAACCTGCCAAAGCTTCCTACTGATCAGCAATATCATTTGTGGATTTACGACTTAACCAAGCGCCCTGATGATGTGATTTCTGTTGTGGAGTTTGCACCGGTGACTAGCCTACCAACTGAGCTACTGATCCCCTTCACCAGCTCACGCCAGATTGAAAAGCCCTATAAATTCATGATCATGCTAGACAGCACAGAAACAGATTTCACCCCACAGCCACTATTACTGGGCCAACCCTAA
- a CDS encoding non-heme iron oxygenase ferredoxin subunit, with protein MIKAAEINELKPGKIKRITSANQALLLCNVGGEYYAVKDLCPHEDFPLSYGCLKGNDIECSLHGARFDVRNGAPTHEPADCALQTFPVVIQEDGVFIDG; from the coding sequence ATGATTAAAGCCGCTGAAATAAATGAGCTCAAGCCCGGAAAAATTAAGCGTATCACAAGCGCCAATCAGGCGTTGTTACTCTGCAATGTGGGTGGGGAATATTACGCAGTTAAGGACTTGTGCCCCCATGAAGACTTTCCATTGTCTTACGGCTGCCTGAAAGGGAATGATATTGAATGTTCGCTGCATGGTGCGCGCTTTGATGTGCGAAACGGTGCGCCAACGCATGAGCCTGCGGACTGTGCTTTACAGACCTTTCCAGTAGTGATTCAGGAGGATGGCGTATTTATTGATGGCTAG
- a CDS encoding SDR family oxidoreductase: MKNIWIIGCGDIGRRVAKRINALYQGQVYRISALVSSEASAAKCRALGINTLIHDLDSDVALPVSEFQNAELYYFAPPPGNGEQDSRLQTVLTQLGDLPKRIVLISTTGVYGNCEGGWVDENSPVNPQTDRAKRRASAESILQHWAEQYQREYIILRVPGIYALERLPLERLRKNLPVVQRSEAAYTNRIHADDLAAICITAMESSLTAEIFNTTDGHPSTMVDYFNQVADYAGLPRPPQISLQDANEKLSKGMLSYALESRRIKNDKLLNLLDIELIYPDISSALK, translated from the coding sequence ATGAAGAATATTTGGATTATTGGCTGCGGCGACATTGGGCGGCGCGTTGCCAAACGGATCAATGCATTGTATCAAGGCCAAGTGTACCGCATTAGCGCACTCGTCAGTAGCGAAGCATCGGCTGCCAAGTGTCGGGCGCTTGGTATAAATACCCTGATTCACGACCTTGATAGTGATGTCGCATTACCTGTGTCAGAGTTTCAGAATGCAGAGCTCTATTACTTTGCACCACCTCCGGGCAATGGCGAACAAGATAGCCGCCTGCAAACCGTACTTACCCAGTTGGGCGACTTGCCAAAGCGTATCGTACTAATCAGCACCACCGGCGTATATGGTAACTGTGAAGGTGGCTGGGTCGATGAAAACTCACCCGTGAACCCACAAACCGATCGCGCCAAGCGTCGAGCCTCCGCAGAGAGCATCTTGCAACACTGGGCAGAACAATATCAGCGTGAATACATTATTCTGCGAGTGCCCGGCATTTACGCACTAGAACGCTTACCGCTCGAACGGCTTCGCAAAAATCTGCCCGTGGTGCAACGTAGTGAAGCGGCTTATACCAACCGAATTCATGCCGACGACTTGGCTGCAATTTGTATCACAGCGATGGAAAGCTCACTGACGGCTGAGATCTTTAATACAACCGATGGCCATCCCAGCACTATGGTTGATTACTTTAATCAGGTTGCTGACTATGCAGGCTTACCTCGCCCTCCACAGATCAGCTTGCAGGATGCGAATGAAAAATTAAGCAAAGGGATGCTTTCTTACGCGCTGGAATCGCGCCGCATAAAGAATGATAAACTATTGAATTTATTAGATATTGAATTAATTTATCCGGACATTTCCAGCGCCTTAAAATAA
- a CDS encoding rubrerythrin family protein, with the protein MSLKGSKTEQNLKDAFAGESQANRRYLYFASKADIEGYNDVATVFRSTAEGETGHAHGHLEYLEECGDPATGMPFGGTAANLATAIAGETHEYTDMYPGMTKEAREEGFDEIADWFETLAKAERSHANRFQKALDSLDA; encoded by the coding sequence ATGTCACTTAAAGGAAGCAAGACCGAACAGAATCTCAAAGACGCCTTCGCGGGTGAGTCTCAGGCAAATCGTCGCTATCTTTACTTCGCATCAAAAGCAGACATTGAAGGCTACAACGATGTTGCAACCGTTTTCCGTTCCACCGCAGAAGGCGAAACTGGCCATGCGCACGGCCACTTAGAATACCTCGAAGAATGTGGAGACCCTGCAACAGGGATGCCATTCGGTGGAACTGCAGCCAATCTGGCAACCGCCATTGCTGGCGAAACTCACGAATACACAGATATGTACCCAGGCATGACCAAAGAAGCTCGCGAGGAAGGCTTTGATGAGATTGCTGACTGGTTTGAAACACTAGCCAAAGCGGAGCGTTCTCATGCCAACCGTTTCCAGAAGGCGCTGGATAGCTTGGATGCCTAA
- a CDS encoding heterodisulfide reductase-related iron-sulfur binding cluster, whose amino-acid sequence MAQREGNLEAPTRHPLDWKSDDFYNEDSLNKELERVYDICHGCRRCVSLCNSFPTLFDLIDESETFEVDGVDKKDYMKVVDQCYLCDLCYLTKCPYVPPHEWNVDFPHLMLRAKAVKFQKGEVKTRDKILSATDTVGSLAGIPVVSTIVNAMNKNGLARKGLEKVLQVHPDAVVPEYHSKTGRKRLANHNSAHTAEPIGRTTGKVALFVTCYGNRNEPHIVEDMAKVFEHNKIPLALVDKEQCCGMPKLELGDLEAVAQAKDVNIPELIKKIDQGYDIIAPVPSCVLMFKQELPLMFPDDADVQRVKAHIFDPFEYLMLRHKEAKLNTDFSRSLGKVSYHASCHLRVQKIGLKTRELLELIPETKLDVIERCSGHDGTYAVKSEYHEISMKICKPVITRVQKAESDYYSSDCPMAGHQIENGMKDDSVPHHPMTLLRMAYGLS is encoded by the coding sequence ATGGCACAACGTGAAGGCAATCTGGAAGCACCCACACGACATCCCCTTGACTGGAAATCCGACGACTTTTACAACGAAGACTCGCTCAATAAAGAGCTGGAACGTGTGTACGATATTTGTCATGGCTGCCGCCGCTGTGTCAGCCTGTGTAATTCATTCCCCACCCTGTTTGATCTGATCGATGAATCTGAAACCTTCGAAGTGGATGGCGTCGATAAAAAAGATTACATGAAGGTCGTCGACCAATGTTACTTGTGCGACCTGTGCTATCTGACCAAATGCCCTTACGTACCGCCTCATGAATGGAATGTCGACTTTCCTCATCTGATGCTGCGTGCTAAGGCGGTAAAATTCCAGAAAGGCGAAGTTAAAACCCGCGATAAAATTCTCTCCGCCACCGATACGGTCGGTAGCCTCGCAGGAATTCCAGTGGTTTCCACCATTGTAAACGCCATGAATAAAAATGGCCTTGCCAGAAAGGGGCTGGAGAAAGTACTACAAGTCCATCCAGATGCTGTGGTGCCTGAATATCACAGCAAGACTGGCCGCAAGCGCTTAGCGAATCACAACTCAGCACACACTGCCGAACCCATTGGCCGCACAACCGGTAAAGTTGCCTTATTTGTCACCTGCTATGGCAACCGCAACGAGCCACACATCGTTGAGGATATGGCGAAAGTCTTTGAGCACAATAAAATCCCACTCGCCTTAGTTGATAAAGAACAATGTTGCGGCATGCCAAAGTTAGAGCTAGGCGACTTAGAAGCCGTTGCCCAAGCTAAAGATGTGAATATTCCAGAGCTGATTAAAAAGATCGATCAGGGCTACGACATTATTGCGCCGGTGCCTTCCTGTGTTCTGATGTTTAAACAAGAATTACCGCTCATGTTCCCAGATGACGCCGACGTGCAAAGAGTTAAGGCGCATATTTTCGACCCCTTTGAGTATCTGATGCTGCGCCATAAGGAAGCTAAGCTCAATACCGACTTTAGCCGCAGCCTTGGCAAGGTCAGCTACCACGCCTCCTGTCATCTACGGGTTCAAAAGATTGGCCTGAAAACACGCGAGCTGCTAGAGCTTATTCCAGAGACTAAACTGGATGTGATTGAGCGCTGCTCTGGTCATGACGGGACTTATGCAGTGAAATCCGAATACCACGAAATCTCTATGAAGATTTGTAAGCCGGTGATTACTCGCGTACAAAAAGCAGAATCTGATTATTACAGCAGTGACTGCCCGATGGCCGGCCACCAGATTGAAAACGGTATGAAAGACGACTCCGTGCCGCACCACCCGATGACACTGCTGCGCATGGCCTACGGCCTGTCGTAA
- a CDS encoding DUF3501 family protein, translating into MQLTRDDLLSLEQYSAERNAMRQQVMAHKKNRRLAIGEHLSLYFEDKLTMQYQIQEVLRAERIFEAAEINQELDAYNPLIPDGSNWKVTLMVEYKDPLERASALSKLIGIERQTWLQVNGFDKVYAIANEDLERETEEKTSAVHFLRYELSPEMIAAAKQGAAINAGVEHENYSHSLLPIPANIRDSIVQDFE; encoded by the coding sequence ATGCAATTGACCCGAGATGACTTACTCTCATTGGAACAATATTCTGCCGAGCGCAATGCGATGCGCCAACAGGTAATGGCACATAAGAAAAATCGCCGGTTGGCAATTGGTGAGCACTTGTCGCTGTACTTTGAAGATAAGCTCACCATGCAATACCAAATTCAGGAAGTACTGCGCGCGGAGCGCATTTTTGAAGCGGCAGAGATCAATCAAGAACTGGACGCCTACAATCCATTAATTCCCGATGGGTCTAACTGGAAAGTGACGCTGATGGTGGAATATAAAGATCCGCTAGAGCGAGCTTCTGCACTCTCTAAGCTGATTGGTATTGAGCGCCAAACTTGGTTGCAAGTGAATGGCTTCGATAAAGTTTATGCAATTGCGAATGAAGATCTGGAACGTGAGACCGAGGAAAAAACCTCAGCCGTTCACTTTCTGCGCTATGAGCTTAGCCCTGAAATGATTGCGGCGGCTAAGCAAGGCGCAGCCATTAATGCGGGCGTTGAGCATGAGAACTATAGTCATTCATTGCTGCCGATTCCTGCCAATATCCGAGATTCTATTGTTCAAGATTTTGAGTAA